One window from the genome of Pseudomonas sp. L5B5 encodes:
- the motA gene encoding flagellar motor stator protein MotA — protein MAKIIGIIVVFASVLGGYVLSHGKIAALIQPFEVLIIGGAAFGAFLQANPGYMTMHVVKKSLGMFSSRFTHTFYLEVLGLIYEILNKSRREGMMAIEGDIEDAAASPIFAKYPAVLKDERMTAYICDYLRIMSSGNMAPHELEGLFDMELFSLKEDLEHPSHAVNGIADGMPGFGIVAAVLGIVVTMASLGDGDQKSIGLHVGAALVGTFFGILAAYGFFGPLAHSLAHDAKEELNVYEAIKASLVASASGMPPSLAVEFGRKVLYPAHRPSFAELEQAVRGR, from the coding sequence ATGGCTAAAATTATCGGCATCATCGTCGTATTCGCTAGCGTGCTCGGCGGATACGTGCTCTCCCACGGTAAGATTGCAGCGCTGATCCAGCCTTTCGAGGTATTGATCATCGGCGGTGCCGCCTTTGGTGCATTCCTCCAGGCCAACCCTGGCTACATGACGATGCACGTCGTCAAGAAATCCCTGGGGATGTTCAGCTCGCGGTTTACCCATACCTTCTACCTGGAAGTGTTGGGCCTGATCTACGAGATCCTCAACAAGAGTCGCCGCGAAGGCATGATGGCCATCGAGGGCGACATCGAAGACGCAGCGGCCAGCCCGATCTTCGCCAAGTACCCGGCGGTACTCAAGGACGAGCGCATGACCGCCTACATCTGTGATTACCTGCGCATCATGTCCTCCGGCAACATGGCTCCCCACGAGCTGGAAGGCCTGTTCGACATGGAACTGTTCAGCCTCAAGGAAGACCTCGAGCATCCATCCCATGCCGTCAACGGGATTGCCGATGGCATGCCCGGTTTCGGTATCGTCGCGGCGGTCCTGGGGATCGTAGTGACCATGGCCTCCCTGGGCGATGGTGACCAGAAGTCCATCGGCCTGCACGTGGGTGCGGCATTGGTGGGCACCTTCTTCGGTATTCTCGCGGCTTATGGTTTCTTCGGCCCGCTGGCGCACTCCCTGGCGCACGACGCCAAGGAAGAGCTGAATGTCTACGAGGCCATCAAGGCTTCCCTGGTGGCATCTGCCTCCGGCATGCCGCCTTCGCTGGCGGTGGAGTTCGGGCGCAAGGTCCTGTATCCGGCGCACCGTCCTAGCTTCGCCGAGCTGGAACAAGCGGTTCGCGGTCGCTAA
- a CDS encoding HDOD domain-containing protein has translation MSNETSAPHSPPTSLEAWLRLLGAVRLPVPQNSHDRVCKAIANNRSSLREIADLMQNSPALALSVIREANRHTHGSMSEPAENLEIAVNRLGLKRTQELLEQLPTLPDEQIPQALRQLQLISQHATQQANGFFAGRLARLWQDIHWGSLLFLSPLWAIALTYPKLVEEWELRVIYKHEPARKVEQQLFGVRLMELCQALVQAWHLPIWVQQGYRLLTREQRQLAKVMLIARDNDNPLRQQQRLDDDPELRRWLNQPANCVLLANGMALAAQYSWNNPHGRRWQNLTALYLQMPVAEVQQQLHQQAANSARNDSQPDLWHPAQALLWPWNVRRLHNGELPAPAPTALELAKWRTLCSELLQDPSPFTNAVHLTGFARDALAACGMQRIMLLMADRNLSQLRVQQLHGLPSETAGLSLQAKQSPLLLRLLEKSAQIRLTPDNYRQFAAHLPGALRQLFRGEHLLIRSLSCNGRVLMLAIADQGGVPFAETSVQAFGKTAQCIEKALHSFTNRSQ, from the coding sequence ATGTCCAATGAAACCAGCGCTCCGCACTCTCCGCCGACCTCTCTGGAGGCCTGGCTCAGGCTTCTTGGCGCCGTGCGCCTGCCAGTGCCACAAAACAGCCATGACCGGGTCTGCAAGGCCATCGCCAACAACCGCAGTTCGCTGCGGGAAATCGCCGACCTGATGCAGAACAGCCCTGCGCTGGCCCTCAGCGTGATCCGCGAAGCCAATCGGCACACCCACGGCAGCATGAGCGAACCGGCAGAAAACCTGGAGATCGCAGTCAACCGCCTGGGACTCAAGCGCACCCAGGAACTGCTGGAACAACTGCCGACCCTGCCCGATGAGCAGATTCCCCAGGCACTGCGGCAGTTGCAACTGATCAGCCAGCATGCCACCCAGCAAGCCAACGGTTTTTTTGCCGGGCGCCTCGCCCGCCTATGGCAGGACATTCACTGGGGCAGCCTGCTGTTTCTCTCGCCGCTGTGGGCCATCGCCCTGACCTACCCCAAGCTGGTGGAAGAGTGGGAGTTGCGGGTCATCTACAAGCACGAGCCCGCACGCAAGGTCGAGCAGCAGCTATTCGGCGTGCGACTGATGGAACTGTGCCAGGCACTGGTGCAAGCGTGGCACCTGCCGATCTGGGTGCAGCAGGGCTACCGGCTGCTGACCCGCGAACAACGCCAGCTGGCCAAGGTCATGCTGATCGCGCGCGACAACGACAATCCGCTGCGCCAGCAGCAGCGCCTGGATGACGATCCGGAGTTGCGGCGCTGGCTGAACCAGCCGGCCAACTGCGTCCTGCTGGCCAATGGCATGGCCCTCGCAGCGCAATACTCCTGGAACAACCCCCACGGGCGGCGCTGGCAGAACCTCACCGCCCTGTACCTGCAGATGCCAGTCGCCGAAGTCCAGCAGCAACTGCACCAACAGGCCGCCAACAGCGCCCGCAACGACAGCCAGCCCGACCTCTGGCACCCGGCCCAGGCCCTGCTCTGGCCCTGGAATGTTCGACGCCTGCACAACGGCGAACTGCCGGCACCCGCGCCAACAGCCCTGGAACTGGCCAAGTGGCGCACGCTGTGCAGCGAACTGCTGCAGGACCCCAGCCCTTTCACCAATGCCGTGCACCTCACCGGGTTTGCCCGGGATGCCCTGGCTGCCTGCGGCATGCAGCGGATCATGCTGCTGATGGCAGACCGCAACCTCAGCCAACTGCGGGTGCAACAGCTGCATGGCCTGCCCAGTGAAACCGCCGGCCTGAGCCTGCAGGCCAAGCAGAGTCCACTGCTGCTGCGCCTGCTGGAGAAGTCCGCGCAGATCCGCCTGACACCGGACAACTATCGGCAGTTCGCCGCACACTTGCCAGGCGCCCTGCGGCAGCTGTTCCGGGGCGAGCACCTGCTGATCCGCTCGCTGTCCTGCAATGGCCGGGTATTGATGCTGGCCATCGCCGACCAGGGCGGCGTGCCCTTCGCCGAAACCAGCGTCCAGGCCTTCGGCAAGACCGCCCAGTGCATCGAAAAAGCCTTGCACAGCTTTACCAACCGCAGCCAATGA